One Anolis carolinensis isolate JA03-04 chromosome 4, rAnoCar3.1.pri, whole genome shotgun sequence DNA window includes the following coding sequences:
- the LOC100558338 gene encoding carboxymethylenebutenolidase homolog isoform X2, translating to MTSKDLPFQYDIGRRSNYVGRGKEIHFDNINAYVCQPDYDTNNAVILVHDIYGWQFPDTRYITDIFASNGYMTTAVFMKCLKEKYKAMKIGVVGFSWGGMAVHHLMLKNPELKAGISDYGIIRDSEDRYNLLNPTFFIFGGNDHTISPEQVTLLERKLKDYCTVDYKIKVYPGQVHGFAQCKPEDMKPKDVPFMEEARMDMIDWLNRYIMF from the exons ATGACTAGTAAAGATTTGCCTTTTCAATATGACATTGGAAGAAGAAGCAATTATGTGGGCCGGGGCAAAGAAATACACTTTGATAACATCAACGCCTATGTTTGCCAACCTGATTACGACACAAACAATGCGGTAATTCTGGTTCATGACATATATGGATGGCAATTTCCAGATACCAGATATATTACTGATATATTTGCAAGTAATGGATACAT gACAACTGCTGTGTTTATGAAGTGTCTAAAGGAGAAATACAAAGCAATGAAGATTGGTGTTGTAGGTTTCTCCTGGGGTGGAATGGCTGTACATCACTTGATGCTGAAAAATCCTGAATTAAAAGCTGGGATATCAGACTATG GAATAATCCGGGACTCTGAGGATAGATATAACTTGTTGAAtccaacatttttcatttttggagGAAATGATCACACCATTTCTCCTGAACAG GTTACTTTACTGGAAAGAAAACTGAAAGACTACTGTACAGTGGACTATAAAATTAAGGTTTATCCTGGGCAAGTTCATGGCTTCGCACAGTGTAAGCCTGAGGATATGAAGCCCAAAGATGTACCTTTCATGGAAGAAGCAAGAATGGATATGATTGACTGGTTGAATAGATACATTATGTTTTGA
- the LOC100558338 gene encoding carboxymethylenebutenolidase homolog isoform X1, producing the protein MTSKDLPFQYDIGRRSNYVGRGKEIHFDNINAYVCQPDYDTNNAVILVHDIYGWQFPDTRYITDIFASNGYITICPDFFLGKEPWKPNNHWHDFADWLKERDPMKVDKTTAVFMKCLKEKYKAMKIGVVGFSWGGMAVHHLMLKNPELKAGISDYGIIRDSEDRYNLLNPTFFIFGGNDHTISPEQVTLLERKLKDYCTVDYKIKVYPGQVHGFAQCKPEDMKPKDVPFMEEARMDMIDWLNRYIMF; encoded by the exons ATGACTAGTAAAGATTTGCCTTTTCAATATGACATTGGAAGAAGAAGCAATTATGTGGGCCGGGGCAAAGAAATACACTTTGATAACATCAACGCCTATGTTTGCCAACCTGATTACGACACAAACAATGCGGTAATTCTGGTTCATGACATATATGGATGGCAATTTCCAGATACCAGATATATTACTGATATATTTGCAAGTAATGGATACAT AACCATCTGCCCAGACTTTTTTCTAGGAAAAGAACCTTGGAAACCTAATAATCATTGGCACGATTTTGCAGACTGGTTAAAGGAACGGGATCCCATGAAAGTGGACAA gACAACTGCTGTGTTTATGAAGTGTCTAAAGGAGAAATACAAAGCAATGAAGATTGGTGTTGTAGGTTTCTCCTGGGGTGGAATGGCTGTACATCACTTGATGCTGAAAAATCCTGAATTAAAAGCTGGGATATCAGACTATG GAATAATCCGGGACTCTGAGGATAGATATAACTTGTTGAAtccaacatttttcatttttggagGAAATGATCACACCATTTCTCCTGAACAG GTTACTTTACTGGAAAGAAAACTGAAAGACTACTGTACAGTGGACTATAAAATTAAGGTTTATCCTGGGCAAGTTCATGGCTTCGCACAGTGTAAGCCTGAGGATATGAAGCCCAAAGATGTACCTTTCATGGAAGAAGCAAGAATGGATATGATTGACTGGTTGAATAGATACATTATGTTTTGA
- the LOC100558338 gene encoding carboxymethylenebutenolidase homolog isoform X3, whose product MTLEEEAIMWAGAKKYTLITSTPMFANLITTQTMRTICPDFFLGKEPWKPNNHWHDFADWLKERDPMKVDKTTAVFMKCLKEKYKAMKIGVVGFSWGGMAVHHLMLKNPELKAGISDYGIIRDSEDRYNLLNPTFFIFGGNDHTISPEQVTLLERKLKDYCTVDYKIKVYPGQVHGFAQCKPEDMKPKDVPFMEEARMDMIDWLNRYIMF is encoded by the exons ATGACATTGGAAGAAGAAGCAATTATGTGGGCCGGGGCAAAGAAATACACTTTGATAACATCAACGCCTATGTTTGCCAACCTGATTACGACACAAACAATGCG AACCATCTGCCCAGACTTTTTTCTAGGAAAAGAACCTTGGAAACCTAATAATCATTGGCACGATTTTGCAGACTGGTTAAAGGAACGGGATCCCATGAAAGTGGACAA gACAACTGCTGTGTTTATGAAGTGTCTAAAGGAGAAATACAAAGCAATGAAGATTGGTGTTGTAGGTTTCTCCTGGGGTGGAATGGCTGTACATCACTTGATGCTGAAAAATCCTGAATTAAAAGCTGGGATATCAGACTATG GAATAATCCGGGACTCTGAGGATAGATATAACTTGTTGAAtccaacatttttcatttttggagGAAATGATCACACCATTTCTCCTGAACAG GTTACTTTACTGGAAAGAAAACTGAAAGACTACTGTACAGTGGACTATAAAATTAAGGTTTATCCTGGGCAAGTTCATGGCTTCGCACAGTGTAAGCCTGAGGATATGAAGCCCAAAGATGTACCTTTCATGGAAGAAGCAAGAATGGATATGATTGACTGGTTGAATAGATACATTATGTTTTGA